Proteins encoded within one genomic window of Halanaerobiales bacterium:
- a CDS encoding M20/M25/M40 family metallo-hydrolase, with product MANLEKDKIVDKFIELVEIDSVSKHERNMADSLKNELNKLGFIVEEDKTGEKINGNAGNIIAKLDGDDSLPTILLSAHMDRVKPGKGVKTKIKDGYIYSKGDTVLGGDDMIGVISIIEAVKNLQRENFNYPNIIVVFSVAEEIGLLGAKNLDSSYIEKADYGIVIDADGNIGKVINKAPGQNKFNAVIKGKAAHAGMEPEKGVNAIKIASHAISKMKVGRIDFETTANIGVIRGGSASNIVPDVVELEGEVRSHNEEKLFNQTQEMKSVLNKYTEQLKGNVEFDIERLYDNFEINKNEHIIKIVKKAAEKTNLPFELTSSGGGSDANIFNKKGLSTINLGSAMENVHSTDERIKISNLLKLIKYLINIIKTF from the coding sequence ATGGCTAATTTAGAAAAAGATAAGATAGTGGATAAATTTATAGAATTAGTTGAAATTGATAGTGTATCAAAACATGAACGAAATATGGCTGACAGCTTAAAAAATGAGCTCAATAAACTTGGCTTTATAGTTGAAGAAGATAAAACTGGAGAAAAAATAAATGGTAATGCTGGCAATATTATAGCTAAATTAGATGGAGATGATTCTCTACCTACAATTTTATTATCTGCTCATATGGATCGAGTAAAACCAGGTAAAGGAGTCAAAACCAAAATAAAAGATGGCTACATTTATAGTAAAGGAGATACAGTTTTAGGTGGAGATGATATGATAGGAGTAATCAGTATTATTGAAGCAGTTAAAAATCTACAAAGAGAAAATTTTAATTATCCTAATATTATTGTTGTATTTTCTGTTGCTGAAGAAATAGGCCTACTTGGGGCAAAAAATCTTGATTCCTCTTATATTGAAAAGGCAGATTATGGGATTGTAATTGATGCTGATGGTAATATTGGCAAAGTGATAAATAAGGCTCCTGGACAGAATAAATTTAATGCAGTTATTAAAGGTAAAGCTGCTCATGCTGGAATGGAACCAGAAAAAGGTGTTAATGCAATTAAAATAGCAAGTCATGCCATTTCAAAAATGAAGGTAGGACGAATTGATTTTGAAACTACAGCTAATATTGGAGTAATTCGTGGTGGTTCTGCAAGTAATATTGTTCCAGATGTAGTTGAACTGGAAGGTGAAGTTAGAAGTCATAATGAAGAAAAACTGTTTAATCAAACACAAGAAATGAAATCAGTTCTTAACAAATATACTGAGCAACTAAAGGGAAATGTAGAATTTGATATTGAAAGATTATATGATAATTTTGAAATTAATAAAAATGAACATATTATTAAAATAGTAAAAAAAGCTGCTGAAAAAACTAATCTTCCTTTTGAACTTACAAGTAGTGGTGGAGGTAGTGATGCTAATATTTTTAACAAAAAAGGTCTTTCAACCATAAATTTAGGATCAGCTATGGAGAATGTGCATTCCACCGATGAAAGAATAAAAATATCTAATTTATTAAAATTAATTAAGTACTTAATTAATATCATTAAAACTTTTTAG
- a CDS encoding 2-oxoacid:acceptor oxidoreductase family protein gives MKEEIIMAGFGGQGVMSIGKLLSYAGMKRGKEVSWMPSYGPEMRGGTANCTVIVSDKKIPSPLSSNPNSIIVMNLPSLDKFSPQVKSGGTIFVNSSLIDKEVERDDVEVVKVPANEIANDLGNSKAANMAMLGAYIGKTGLLDLEIVKESLKNVLPERRHGLIPINEKALEKGNELVK, from the coding sequence ATGAAAGAAGAAATAATTATGGCTGGTTTTGGTGGCCAGGGAGTAATGTCAATAGGTAAATTGCTTTCTTATGCTGGTATGAAAAGAGGTAAAGAAGTTTCCTGGATGCCTTCATATGGTCCAGAAATGAGAGGTGGAACTGCTAATTGTACAGTTATTGTATCTGATAAAAAAATACCATCCCCTCTTTCTTCCAATCCAAATTCAATAATAGTAATGAATTTACCTTCTTTAGATAAATTTTCTCCTCAGGTAAAGTCTGGTGGAACTATTTTCGTTAACTCATCTCTTATTGATAAAGAAGTAGAAAGAGATGATGTAGAAGTTGTAAAAGTTCCAGCTAATGAAATTGCTAATGATTTAGGTAATAGTAAAGCTGCTAATATGGCTATGTTAGGTGCCTATATTGGGAAAACCGGACTTCTTGATTTAGAAATTGTAAAAGAATCTCTAAAAAATGTTCTACCTGAGAGAAGACATGGTTTAATTCCTATTAATGAAAAAGCTTTAGAAAAAGGGAATGAGCTAGTAAAATAA
- a CDS encoding thiamine pyrophosphate-dependent enzyme, whose translation MNKVAGYPDSLSEKEFHYCPGCTHGIIHRLIAEVMDELDIKDETIGVAPVGCSVLAYEYFDCDMHEASHGRAPAVATGIKRVHPDKVVFTYQGDGDFASIGTAESVHAANRGENITTIFVNNAIYGMTGGQMAPTSLEGQKTTTSPYGRDTKEAGHPIKMTEMLSIADGAAYVSRVSVHKPKYIREAKKAIKKAFKAQLEGKGYSLVEVLSTCPTNWGMSPVDAVEWLDENMIPVYPLGEIKSPEEGE comes from the coding sequence ATGAATAAAGTAGCTGGATATCCAGATTCACTATCAGAAAAAGAATTTCACTATTGTCCTGGTTGTACCCATGGTATTATTCATCGTTTGATAGCTGAAGTTATGGATGAATTAGATATAAAAGATGAAACAATTGGAGTTGCACCAGTAGGTTGTTCAGTACTGGCTTATGAATATTTTGATTGTGATATGCATGAAGCATCTCACGGTAGAGCTCCTGCAGTTGCAACAGGAATAAAAAGAGTTCATCCCGATAAGGTAGTATTTACCTATCAAGGTGATGGTGATTTTGCATCTATTGGTACTGCTGAAAGTGTACATGCTGCAAATCGTGGCGAAAATATTACTACAATTTTTGTTAATAATGCTATTTATGGTATGACAGGAGGACAGATGGCTCCAACATCTTTAGAAGGTCAAAAAACAACTACATCTCCTTATGGTAGAGATACTAAAGAGGCTGGTCATCCTATTAAAATGACTGAAATGTTGAGTATTGCTGATGGTGCTGCTTATGTTTCGAGAGTATCTGTTCATAAACCTAAATATATAAGAGAAGCAAAAAAAGCAATTAAAAAAGCTTTTAAAGCACAATTAGAGGGTAAAGGTTATTCATTAGTTGAAGTACTTTCTACCTGTCCAACAAATTGGGGAATGAGTCCTGTAGATGCTGTAGAATGGCTTGATGAAAATATGATCCCTGTTTATCCTCTAGGTGAAATTAAGTCTCCAGAGGAGGGTGAATAA
- a CDS encoding 3-methyl-2-oxobutanoate dehydrogenase subunit VorB produces the protein MGEKTLMKGNEAVAEAAIKAGCRYFFGYPITPQNDVPAYMARRLPEVGGTFLQAESEVAASNMVYGAAGAGARVMTSSSSPGISLKAEGISYIAGAELPAVIVNMMRGGPGLGGIQPSQSDYFQATKGMAHGDFRLCVLAPSSVQELVDLTMEAFEIADRYRNPVMIVGDGMIGQMMEPVEFKNEVDPDELPKKEWATDGAKGREKNVINSLALDPQDLEDHNWKLKEKYDKMQENEVRYETYNMEDADMAIVAYGTTARIAINAMEMARKDGIKVGLIRPITLFPFPTEVIRDAADDVDSFLAVEMSTGQMIEDVRLAVEGKKPVYFHGRPGGMIPSPAEIYDKVKENIGGDR, from the coding sequence ATGGGAGAAAAAACATTGATGAAAGGAAATGAAGCTGTAGCTGAAGCAGCTATTAAAGCAGGCTGTCGTTATTTTTTCGGTTATCCAATAACTCCACAAAATGACGTTCCTGCCTATATGGCTCGCAGATTACCAGAAGTAGGAGGTACATTCCTCCAGGCTGAAAGTGAAGTTGCAGCAAGTAATATGGTTTATGGTGCAGCTGGTGCTGGAGCAAGAGTAATGACATCATCATCCAGTCCAGGAATTAGTCTTAAAGCAGAAGGTATTTCATATATAGCAGGTGCAGAATTACCTGCAGTTATTGTTAATATGATGAGAGGTGGACCGGGACTTGGTGGTATCCAGCCTTCTCAATCTGATTATTTCCAGGCAACAAAAGGAATGGCTCATGGTGACTTTAGATTATGTGTATTAGCTCCATCATCTGTTCAGGAGTTAGTAGACTTAACTATGGAAGCTTTTGAGATAGCTGATAGATATCGTAATCCTGTTATGATTGTTGGAGATGGTATGATTGGTCAGATGATGGAACCTGTAGAATTCAAAAATGAAGTAGATCCTGATGAATTACCAAAAAAAGAATGGGCTACTGATGGAGCTAAAGGTAGAGAAAAAAATGTTATTAACTCTTTGGCTTTAGATCCTCAAGACCTTGAAGATCATAACTGGAAATTAAAAGAAAAATATGACAAAATGCAAGAAAATGAAGTGAGATATGAAACATATAATATGGAAGATGCAGATATGGCTATTGTTGCTTATGGAACAACTGCTAGAATTGCAATCAATGCGATGGAAATGGCTAGAAAAGATGGTATTAAAGTTGGCCTTATTAGACCAATTACATTATTTCCATTCCCAACTGAAGTAATTCGTGATGCTGCAGATGATGTTGATTCTTTCTTAGCAGTAGAAATGAGTACTGGCCAAATGATTGAAGATGTAAGACTTGCTGTTGAAGGTAAAAAACCAGTTTATTTCCATGGTAGACCTGGTGGTATGATTCCTTCACCAGCAGAAATTTATGATAAAGTTAAGGAAAATATAGGAGGTGACAGATAA